In one Aquabacterium sp. OR-4 genomic region, the following are encoded:
- a CDS encoding MFS transporter, which yields MSVPAGPGAQAGPGAGPGNAAVAAALRPLWRQPDFMRLWTAQVVANLGGQASGIAYPLLVLALTGSPQQASWVVVLHMLPFLLLSLPVGALVDRWDRRRLMLLCLAGRVLAVASLALALALDRLGLPHLYAVAMLEGLFHVFVNIAGTAALPRVVTPGQLPAATAQNQAGYGAAAVLGPAVGAALYQGVGRAAPFGLDVLCHGLAWWSVWRLRTPLALATRSPPRRLRTEVAEGLRWLWRERLVRDMALITCVVNGVQAAVPLLLIVLAHQHGASDAQVGWMLSCGGVGAVLGAVAGPWVQRRVQFGPAVIGLLCVEAAVFPLYALGTGVWSLGLVYGVIMFCAPIYNVVQFSHRLAMIPDGLQGRVNSSFRLVAMGLIPVGAAACGWLLEHRDTGTALAVFSTVWAAAALAAVIDPAVRRARRHGD from the coding sequence GTGAGCGTGCCGGCCGGCCCTGGCGCACAGGCGGGCCCCGGCGCCGGCCCAGGCAACGCCGCCGTTGCCGCCGCGCTGCGCCCGCTGTGGCGCCAGCCCGATTTCATGCGCCTGTGGACGGCCCAGGTGGTGGCCAACCTGGGCGGCCAGGCCAGCGGCATTGCCTATCCGCTGCTGGTGCTGGCGCTCACCGGTTCGCCGCAGCAGGCCAGCTGGGTGGTGGTGCTGCACATGCTGCCCTTCTTGCTGCTGAGCCTGCCGGTGGGCGCGCTGGTCGACCGCTGGGACCGGCGCCGCCTGATGCTGCTGTGCCTGGCCGGACGCGTGCTGGCGGTGGCCAGCCTGGCCCTGGCCCTGGCGCTCGACCGGCTGGGCCTGCCGCACCTGTACGCCGTGGCCATGCTGGAAGGGCTGTTCCACGTCTTCGTCAACATCGCCGGCACCGCGGCCTTGCCGCGCGTGGTGACACCCGGGCAACTGCCGGCGGCCACGGCGCAGAACCAGGCCGGCTATGGCGCCGCCGCCGTGCTGGGGCCGGCGGTGGGTGCGGCGCTGTACCAGGGTGTCGGCCGGGCCGCGCCCTTCGGGCTGGACGTGCTGTGCCACGGTCTGGCCTGGTGGTCGGTGTGGCGCCTGCGCACCCCGCTTGCGCTGGCCACGCGCAGCCCGCCGCGGCGCCTGCGCACCGAGGTGGCCGAGGGCCTGCGCTGGCTGTGGCGCGAGCGCCTGGTGCGCGACATGGCCTTGATCACCTGCGTGGTCAACGGCGTGCAGGCCGCGGTGCCGCTGCTGCTGATCGTGCTGGCCCACCAGCATGGCGCCAGCGATGCGCAGGTGGGCTGGATGCTGTCATGCGGCGGCGTTGGCGCGGTGCTGGGGGCCGTGGCGGGGCCCTGGGTGCAGCGGCGGGTGCAGTTCGGGCCGGCGGTCATCGGCCTGCTGTGCGTCGAGGCCGCGGTGTTTCCGCTCTACGCCCTGGGCACCGGGGTGTGGAGCCTGGGCCTGGTGTATGGCGTGATCATGTTCTGCGCCCCGATCTACAACGTGGTGCAGTTCAGCCACCGGCTGGCGATGATTCCGGACGGGTTGCAGGGCCGCGTCAACAGCAGCTTCCGGCTGGTGGCGATGGGCCTGATCCCGGTGGGCGCGGCGGCCTGCGGCTGGCTGCTGGAGCACCGCGACACCGGCACCGCGCTGGCCGTGTTCAGCACGGTCTGGGCAGCGGCCGCGCTGGCCGCGGTGATCGACCCCGCCGTGCGGCGGGCGCGCCGCCACGGCGACTGA
- the parC gene encoding DNA topoisomerase IV subunit A: MSSDQLSLLNTPPGEPGDAITLAHYAERAYLEYALSVVKGRALPDVCDGAKPVQRRILYSMQRMGLGWGAAAGGPKPVKSARVVGDVLGRFHPHGDQAAYDALVRMAQDFSLRYPLIDGQGNFGSRDGDGAAAMRYTEARLSPISRLLLDEIDEGTVDFVPNYDGSFEEPSLLPARLPFVLLNGASGIAVGMATEVPSHNLREVSAAVVAMIRNDLLSDDELYTLIPGPDYPGGGQIISPEADIREAYRGGRGSLKVRARWKIEDLARGQWQLVVTELPPGVSTQKVLEEIEELTNPKVKSGKKALTQDQTQLRQSVLSVLDAVRDESGKDAPVRLVLEPKSRAVEQGELITTLLAHTSLETSSSINLTMIGRDGRPVQKGLRQILTEWIDFRQVTVARRTRHRLDKVLDRIHVLEGRHLVLLHIDEVIRIIRESDEPKPALIARFGLSERQAEDILDIRLRQLARLEFIKIEQELATLRDEQARLEEILNSPAALKRLLIKEIEADTRAHGDDRRTLIQAEKRAVAEIKVADEPVTVVVSQKGWVRALKGHEVDGATLQFKAGDALCATFACRSVDTLLVFGTPSGGDGRVYSVAASSLPGGRGDGVPITTLIDLAPGTQPAHYFAGAAETTLLLANSGGYGLLAKVSDMQGRNRAGKAFLTLGDADQLLPPAVVLPAHRQVATLAQDGRLLVFALDELKLQPNGGKGLTLMDVDAQCPLIAAATVGEVVTVLGQGRGGKAKDEVLRPAALAAYLGKRARKGKKIDGFVKPQRVA; encoded by the coding sequence ATGTCCTCAGACCAACTCTCCCTGCTCAACACCCCGCCCGGCGAACCGGGTGATGCCATCACGCTGGCGCATTACGCCGAGCGGGCCTACCTCGAATACGCGCTCAGCGTGGTCAAGGGCCGCGCCCTGCCCGATGTGTGCGACGGTGCCAAGCCAGTGCAGCGGCGCATCCTGTACTCGATGCAGCGCATGGGCCTGGGCTGGGGCGCCGCCGCCGGTGGACCCAAGCCGGTGAAGAGCGCGCGCGTGGTGGGCGATGTGCTGGGCCGTTTTCACCCGCACGGCGACCAGGCCGCCTACGACGCCCTGGTGCGCATGGCGCAGGATTTTTCGCTGCGCTACCCGCTGATCGACGGCCAGGGCAACTTCGGCAGCCGCGACGGCGATGGCGCGGCGGCCATGCGCTACACCGAGGCACGGCTGTCGCCGATCTCGCGCCTGCTGCTCGACGAGATCGACGAAGGCACGGTCGATTTCGTGCCCAACTACGACGGCAGCTTCGAGGAGCCCTCGCTGCTGCCCGCGCGCCTGCCCTTCGTGCTGCTCAACGGCGCCTCGGGCATTGCCGTGGGCATGGCCACCGAGGTGCCCAGCCACAACCTGCGCGAGGTCTCGGCCGCCGTGGTGGCGATGATCCGCAACGACCTGCTCAGCGACGACGAGCTGTACACGCTGATCCCCGGCCCCGACTACCCGGGCGGCGGCCAGATCATCAGCCCCGAGGCCGACATCCGCGAGGCCTACCGCGGCGGCCGTGGCAGCCTGAAGGTGCGCGCGCGCTGGAAGATCGAGGACCTGGCGCGCGGCCAGTGGCAGCTGGTGGTCACCGAGCTGCCGCCGGGCGTCAGCACGCAGAAGGTGCTGGAAGAGATCGAGGAGCTCACCAACCCCAAGGTCAAGAGCGGCAAGAAGGCCTTGACCCAGGACCAGACCCAGCTGCGCCAGAGCGTGCTGAGCGTGCTGGACGCCGTGCGCGACGAATCGGGCAAGGACGCCCCCGTGCGCCTGGTGCTCGAGCCCAAGAGCCGCGCCGTCGAGCAAGGCGAGCTGATCACCACGCTGCTGGCCCACACCAGCCTCGAGACCAGCAGCTCGATCAACCTCACGATGATCGGCCGCGACGGCCGGCCGGTGCAAAAGGGGCTGCGGCAGATCCTCACCGAGTGGATCGACTTCCGCCAGGTCACGGTGGCGCGGCGCACCCGCCACCGGCTGGACAAGGTGCTCGACCGCATCCACGTGCTCGAAGGCCGGCACCTGGTGCTGCTGCACATCGACGAGGTGATCCGCATCATCCGCGAGAGCGACGAGCCCAAGCCGGCGCTGATCGCGCGTTTCGGGCTCAGCGAGCGGCAGGCCGAGGACATTCTCGACATCCGCCTGCGCCAGCTGGCGCGGCTGGAGTTCATCAAGATCGAGCAGGAGCTGGCCACGCTGCGCGACGAGCAGGCCCGGCTGGAAGAGATCCTGAACAGCCCGGCCGCGCTCAAGCGCCTGCTGATCAAGGAGATCGAGGCCGACACCAGGGCCCATGGCGACGATCGCCGCACGCTGATCCAGGCCGAGAAGCGCGCGGTGGCCGAGATCAAGGTGGCCGACGAGCCGGTGACCGTGGTCGTCAGCCAGAAGGGCTGGGTGCGTGCGCTCAAGGGCCATGAGGTCGATGGCGCCACGCTGCAGTTCAAGGCCGGGGACGCCTTGTGCGCCACCTTTGCCTGCCGCAGCGTGGACACGCTGCTGGTCTTTGGCACGCCCTCGGGCGGCGATGGCCGGGTGTACTCGGTGGCCGCGTCCAGCCTGCCCGGCGGCCGTGGCGATGGCGTGCCGATCACCACGCTGATCGATCTGGCCCCTGGCACGCAGCCGGCGCACTACTTTGCCGGCGCGGCCGAGACCACGCTGCTGCTGGCCAACAGCGGCGGCTACGGCCTGCTGGCCAAGGTGAGCGACATGCAGGGCCGCAACCGCGCCGGCAAGGCCTTCCTGACGCTGGGCGACGCCGACCAGCTGCTGCCACCCGCGGTGGTGCTGCCGGCGCACCGCCAGGTGGCCACGCTGGCGCAAGATGGCCGGCTGCTGGTGTTTGCGCTGGATGAGCTGAAGCTGCAGCCCAACGGCGGCAAGGGCCTCACGCTGATGGACGTGGATGCGCAGTGCCCGCTGATCGCCGCCGCCACGGTGGGCGAGGTGGTCACGGTGCTGGGCCAGGGCCGCGGCGGCAAGGCCAAGGACGAGGTGCTGCGGCCGGCGGCGCTGGCCGCCTACCTGGGCAAGCGCGCGCGCAAGGGCAAGAAGATCGACGGGTTCGTCAAGCCGCAGCGCGTGGCGTGA
- a CDS encoding dioxygenase family protein encodes MNAARRHVLSTDLERMLDASPERRRLLRWLSAGVALSAGPMALAGCGGGGGDAGTAGFGSTTGSGTTTGSGSTTVSSCTAVPTETNGPYPADGTLASSQRLNALALSGIVRSDIRTSVASASGTAAGVVATLKIKLVNANSGCANLAGYAIYVWHCTRDGNYSLYSSGHTGQNYLRGVQVTDANGEVSFTTIFPGAYSGRWPHIHYEVYPSETAAIDAGSVGDWTKVSQIAIPEDACRTVYGSASGYSSSLTALNGVSLASDNVFSDGVTSQMATVSGSLSAGYVIDAVVGISV; translated from the coding sequence ATGAACGCAGCACGACGCCACGTACTTTCCACCGATCTGGAGCGCATGCTCGACGCCAGCCCCGAGCGCCGCCGCCTGCTGCGCTGGCTGTCGGCCGGCGTGGCCTTGTCGGCCGGCCCGATGGCCCTGGCCGGATGCGGCGGTGGCGGTGGCGACGCCGGCACCGCGGGTTTTGGCAGCACCACCGGCAGCGGCACCACCACCGGCAGCGGCTCGACCACCGTGTCCTCGTGCACCGCGGTGCCCACCGAGACCAACGGGCCCTACCCGGCCGACGGCACGCTGGCCTCAAGCCAGCGGCTCAATGCGCTGGCCTTGTCGGGCATCGTGCGCAGCGACATCCGCACCAGCGTGGCCAGCGCCAGCGGTACCGCCGCCGGTGTGGTGGCCACGCTCAAGATCAAGCTGGTCAATGCCAACAGCGGCTGCGCCAACCTGGCCGGTTACGCCATCTATGTGTGGCACTGCACCCGCGACGGCAACTACTCGCTGTACTCCAGCGGCCACACCGGTCAGAACTACCTGCGCGGCGTGCAGGTGACCGACGCCAACGGCGAGGTCAGCTTCACCACCATCTTTCCGGGTGCCTACAGCGGCCGCTGGCCGCACATCCACTACGAGGTCTACCCCAGCGAGACGGCGGCCATCGACGCCGGCAGCGTGGGCGACTGGACCAAGGTCTCGCAGATCGCGATCCCCGAGGACGCGTGCCGCACCGTGTATGGCTCGGCCAGCGGCTACAGCAGCAGCCTCACCGCGCTGAACGGCGTGAGCCTGGCCAGCGACAACGTCTTCAGTGACGGCGTCACCAGCCAGATGGCCACGGTGAGCGGCAGCCTCAGTGCCGGCTATGTGATCGACGCGGTGGTCGGCATCTCGGTCTGA